One window of the Chitinophaga niabensis genome contains the following:
- a CDS encoding RidA family protein yields MKKALFLPLLLLSFSSFSQTVKLMNPPSLATPRSYSHAAVIDLGTCTMVIIAGQVAFDKEGNLVGKGDIGKQTEQVFRNIKSILEANGGTMNHLVKLGYFTLDVSRIEEIRNARNQFINTTNPPTSTLVQVSRLFREDLLMEIEATAIIPKQ; encoded by the coding sequence ATGAAAAAGGCCTTATTTCTTCCATTATTATTACTGTCATTCTCTTCCTTTTCACAAACAGTAAAACTAATGAACCCTCCCTCCCTTGCCACACCCAGAAGTTATTCTCATGCAGCAGTGATAGACCTAGGCACCTGTACCATGGTGATCATCGCAGGTCAGGTTGCATTTGATAAAGAAGGTAACCTGGTAGGCAAAGGAGATATCGGAAAACAAACAGAACAGGTATTCCGCAACATCAAAAGTATTTTGGAAGCCAACGGTGGCACGATGAACCATCTTGTAAAACTGGGATACTTTACCCTGGATGTTTCCAGGATCGAGGAGATCCGGAATGCCAGGAACCAGTTCATCAATACCACCAACCCTCCCACCAGTACATTGGTACAGGTTAGCAGATTGTTCCGGGAAGATCTATTGATGGAGATTGAAGCCACTGCCATTATTCCTAAACAATAA
- a CDS encoding alpha/beta hydrolase: METSKTILFVTGAFVTHHCWDEWRAYFESKGYKTLAPAWPFKDGDAPSLRSRQPNDVDLATLTLKEVIDSYANVAKSLPEKPVIIGHSLGGLMTQILLNRDLASKAVAIHPVPPLGVFPYEFSFLKAGWKSLGLFTSLKKTYMMSFKDWQYAFVNGQPLEEQQAAYEKLTVPESKTVARGGLSSAAKVDWDKPHAPLLITSGSWDNIIPAHLNARNFKRYKKNGSVLEYKEFAGRNHNVLGQPGWQGDADYVLDWIQKH; this comes from the coding sequence ATGGAAACTTCTAAAACTATCTTATTCGTGACGGGCGCATTTGTCACCCACCATTGCTGGGACGAGTGGAGAGCGTATTTTGAAAGCAAAGGATATAAAACATTAGCCCCGGCCTGGCCCTTTAAAGATGGTGATGCCCCCAGCCTCCGTAGCAGACAGCCTAATGATGTTGATCTGGCTACTTTAACCTTAAAAGAAGTGATCGATTCTTATGCGAATGTGGCGAAGTCTTTACCTGAAAAACCCGTCATTATCGGGCATTCGCTGGGAGGACTGATGACCCAGATCCTGCTCAACCGGGATCTGGCTTCAAAAGCAGTCGCCATTCATCCTGTACCGCCGCTGGGTGTTTTCCCTTATGAATTTTCTTTTCTGAAAGCCGGTTGGAAATCGCTGGGTTTGTTCACTTCGCTGAAGAAAACCTATATGATGTCTTTTAAAGACTGGCAGTATGCTTTTGTGAACGGGCAGCCTTTGGAAGAGCAACAGGCGGCTTATGAAAAGCTCACTGTTCCTGAATCCAAAACGGTGGCCAGGGGAGGATTAAGCAGTGCCGCCAAAGTTGACTGGGATAAACCGCATGCCCCTTTGCTGATCACTTCCGGCAGCTGGGATAACATCATCCCTGCACATCTGAATGCCAGGAACTTTAAACGGTACAAAAAGAACGGGTCTGTGCTGGAGTATAAAGAGTTTGCAGGCAGGAATCATAATGTGTTAGGGCAACCCGGCTGGCAGGGAGATGCGGATTATGTGCTGGATTGGATACAAAAACACTGA